The Bacteroidales bacterium genomic interval TCCTATTGCAATATATAAATTAGGTGCAACCACTTTTCCTGTTTGCCCCACATGCTCATCATGAGGTCTCCAATCAAGATCAGTAACAGGACGCGAACAACTTGTTCCGGCACCGAGAATTTCAGCCATTTCTTCTATCATGCCCCAATTTTCAGGCCCTTTTAAGCCTCTTCCTGCTGATACCAGAATGTCTGCATCAGTTACGGATAATTTACCGGTACTTTTTATTACCTCAACAGGTTTAACTGCATATGCTCCTTCCGGAATTTCTGCTGTAAAATCTTCAATCTCAATATCACCACCTGTTTCAACAATTTTATATGAATTTTGTGACAAAGTAAGCACTTTAACATCAGCATTTAAGATAACATCAGCAAATGCTTTCCCTGAATATGCTCTCTTTTTAACCGTAAACGGTGAAGTTGATGAAGGAACATCTACTGCGCCTGCAGCAAGTCCTGCATTCATTTTTACTGTTAATCTCGGAGCAACAGCTCTTCCCGAAGGATTATTTCCGAAGATAATAACATCTGCATTATTATTACTTGCAACTTGCTCAATAACTGCGGTATAAGCCTGTGCTGAAAAATCTTTTAATTCACCGTTTTTAACAACAAATACTTTTTTTGCTCCGTAATTACCGAGTTCTTTAAGAATTGATTCATCAATATCGCCGGTAGTAACAGCAATTGCCTCTGTTCCAAGTTTGTTTGCAATTTCAGTTCCGTATGAAACTAATTCATATGTTGCTTTTTTAAATTTTCCGTCAAAATTTTCTGTATATATTAAAACTGCCATTTTTTTTGAAATTAGAAATTAGAAATTAGAAATTAGATTTTTGAAAACCCAAATTTCTTTTTTTTAAATAATTTTTGCTTCCTCATGAAGCAATCTTACCAATTCTTCAACATTTTCAGGATCAACCATTTTACATTGAGGTTTTGCTTCAGGTAAATAATGTTTGACAACTTCCGTCATATTGTTTTGCTCAACCGGTTCAACAACATCTAATTTCTTTCTTCTTGCCATCATAATACCTCTCATATTCGGAATTCTCGGTTCTAATGCAAATCCTTTTCCGGCACTTACTACAAACGGAAATGTCGCGTCAAGAACCTGTTTTCCTCCTTCAATTTCTTGCTCCATTTTAACTTTATCGCCGTCAATTTCAAATAAAGATGCTCCGGATACTGACGGTAAACCAATAAATTCAGCAATCATACCTTCAACTTGGCTGCCATTATAATCAATTGATTCTTTTCCGGTTACAATCACGTCATATTCTCCGTTTTTAAATACTTCTGCAATTTGCTTTGCAACAAACACTGCATCAGCAGGTTCTGCATTTACCCTAACAGCTTCGTCAGCACCCATTGCTAATGCTTTTCTTAAAGTAGCTTCAGTTTCAACAGGTCCTACATTTACTGCCGTGATATGCACATCAGTACCGCTGTCTTTTATATCCAATAATCTGGTCAAAGCCAATTCCTCATACGGCCCAATAATGTATTGAATATCTGTAGTATCAAATTTCTTGTCATCATCAGTAAATCTGATTTTTGAAGTTGTGTCCGGAACATGTCCGATACAAACAAGTGCTTTCATATCCTATTATTTTAATATATATATCTATAAATTTACTATACAAACATAAAGTTTTTTCTTAAATTTTCAAAACTTCAAAATTATAAATAATCTCCGTAAAATAAAAAACCGATTGCCATAATATGCCAAACGGTTTTTTATTTTGGTTCTACTGTTATTTTATTAAATAATAAATTAAATATTTTTTGGAACTCAATGATATAATGCTGCAATGCTTAAATATTTTGCAATATTTTGCAATACTTTTTAATAGTTGGCTTTATTATTACAGCATTTAAGCATTATATCATTTAAGCATTATTAATGTTCCGGTAAATTCACGGTAGTACCTTAATATTTTTATCAGTAAAGTTAAGTTAGAATTTATTCAGTAATTGCAGTATCACCGCCTGCTAATTTTGCTTTCAATGCTTCCAGTGCTTCAGATCCGCTTCCTGAAGTATCTTCAAGAACACTGTCAATTTCATCATCAATACTTTGATTCTCAAAAGCAATATCGGCATAAGATTCTGCCAATGCCTCATCTTGCTCAACTTTTTCTTTCATTCTTTCGAGCATTGCAACAGTACCGTCGGCATCTATATTTGCTAATTGCTTATTAACTGTTTTTGTAGCTTTGCTTACTTTTGCTCTTGCTTTAAGTGTTTTAGCTTCATTTTCCCATTGATTAATATATTTTTTCAAACGATCAATTGTTGTGTCTAATTTAGCCACTTGTACATCATAAGTCTTTTGAGTTTTTAATGATGTTTGAAGATTTTGAGCTGCTTGTTCTTTTCCGTCAAGAGCAGCAGTTGCGAGACGATCAGCTTCGGCAGGTTCTATAGCTCCTTTCTCAGCACGTTTTATTAAAGCAATTGCTTTATTTTCGTATTCACTCATTTTGTTACGATACTTATTAGCATCATTTTTTGATCTGATAGCCAATGCCTTCACTTCTGCTAAAGCTTTTATACTTTCATCTAATTTCCCTTTCATGTCGCGAATACCTTGTTCGGTCATTTTTACAGGGTCTTCCAATTTATTAACAGCAGCATGTGCTTCAGCTTGTCCGATTTTAAATAATCTTTTAAAAAATGCCATCTTGTTTTGTTTTATTGTTTATAAATATTTTCTTCAAATATGATAAAAAAATATCGAATGCCAAAATTATTGGCATTAATTATTTTCAAAATTGAAAGGCAAGACTAAAAGTCATAAATCTACCTATACTCAACTGATCATAATATATTAAGTATCTGTTATCTAATAAATTTTGAACTGAAGCGGAAGCCTCAAGCCCGAATTCAAATATTTTAATCAATTTCAAATTTAAAAGATATTGTTCGGGAATTATTTCTGTGTTGGCATCATTTAAATATTGCTCTGTTAAGTAATTAAATGAACTTAAAAAATCTATAATTTTTGATTTGAAAATAATTCCTGCATTAAAAATCTGTTCCGGAGAATATGTTAACACTTTGCCTTCCAAATCTTTATTCTCTTCAAAATTAATAATCATATTTTTTCCGTAGGTGTAGTTTATAAATGTTTTAAAAACTTTATTAAAGTCAATATTTAATGATGCCTCAGCTCCGTATAGTTCAACATCAGTTATGTTTTGCTTTATTACAATTGGTTTGTTACCAAAAATTAAGTCTCCGGTTTCTGTATAATACATAAAATCGTGACCTAAAGTATAATATGCAGTAACAGATGCATTCCACTTCTTCCTTGTGAAACTTGAACCTAATTCGAAATTATTAATTTTTTCGGCTTGAAGATCCGGATTTGCAATCTTAAAACCACCTGCAATAAAACCGGTTCTGGTTAAATCATCCAATGTAGGAGTTCTAAAACCACTCGAATATGATATATATGTTTTAAATCTGTCTTTTATATATTGTACAGATAATTTCGGTGAAAATGTGTTCCAATTTTTTCCTGAAATATTAAATTGATAAGGGATTAAAAAATCAGAACTTTCAGTTTCATTTTCCAAAACAAATTCAGATTTGCTTAATAAAATGTAATCATAATGAACAGCAACATTCAAAAAAAAGTTTTTTGCAAATTCAAAATCATCATAAATAAATGCCGAAATACAATTTACATCTCCTAAATTTCTGATAATATCCGAAGATGTTTGATATTCATCGGCTCCGTTTACGAGTCCTTTTTTATAATCAAACCCACCCGAAAATACATTCATTTCAGTTCTATAAGTAATATTACCGATAAAACCAAGATCATTTCGAAATGAATTTACATAATATAAAGAATATGAATTTTTATATTTTTCTACAATTCTGAAATAATGCTCATTTTGAAAGTATAAATTTATATTCCATTGAAAATTTCCTTTATTCCCGGAATATTTGCTCCTGAAAAAATGAGTATCATGATCTGCAGCATTACCGATTTTATCAAATATTTTTACACCTTGTCCTCTTCTGTCATTATAATAATTATATGAAAGATCAATTTTGTTTTCCTTGTTTAATTTATATGAATTTGATACATTCAAAGCAAACTCTTCTGACCATGCGGCAATATGAGTAGAATCTCTTAAACTGTCAGGTTGGCTTATATAGCCGTCACTTTTCCTGTAGAAAGAACTGACTTTATAATTCCAATTCTTATTTTGTAAAGGACTTCCTGAAAGATCAACTTCTGCAGAATAAGTATTATAGGTTCCGTATGACAATCTTGCTTTACCTGACAAAAATTTATCAGTAGATTCTTGAGTTATTATATTGATAATACCACCCATAGCATTCGATCCGTAAACAGATGAACCGGGACCCCTTAATACTTCAATCTTATTAACTGATAAAGGATTGATTCTGTTCCAATTAACACCTCCAAGATCAGACTTATTTATAGGAACACCATCTTGCAACACCAGTATCCTTCCTTGTTCATTTCCGCCGAAACCTCTCATACTCACTTTACTCCCTCCAAACATTCCGAAGGGTCTGATAATATTTATGCCCGCCGTAGTTTTCAATAAGTCATCAACAGAATTAGCTGATGCTCTGTTTATTTCATCTTTGTTAAGAATTGAAACTGACGCCGGTAAATGTTTGATCT includes:
- a CDS encoding electron transfer flavoprotein subunit beta/FixA family protein — its product is MKALVCIGHVPDTTSKIRFTDDDKKFDTTDIQYIIGPYEELALTRLLDIKDSGTDVHITAVNVGPVETEATLRKALAMGADEAVRVNAEPADAVFVAKQIAEVFKNGEYDVIVTGKESIDYNGSQVEGMIAEFIGLPSVSGASLFEIDGDKVKMEQEIEGGKQVLDATFPFVVSAGKGFALEPRIPNMRGIMMARRKKLDVVEPVEQNNMTEVVKHYLPEAKPQCKMVDPENVEELVRLLHEEAKII
- a CDS encoding electron transfer flavoprotein subunit alpha/FixB family protein → MAVLIYTENFDGKFKKATYELVSYGTEIANKLGTEAIAVTTGDIDESILKELGNYGAKKVFVVKNGELKDFSAQAYTAVIEQVASNNNADVIIFGNNPSGRAVAPRLTVKMNAGLAAGAVDVPSSTSPFTVKKRAYSGKAFADVILNADVKVLTLSQNSYKIVETGGDIEIEDFTAEIPEGAYAVKPVEVIKSTGKLSVTDADILVSAGRGLKGPENWGMIEEMAEILGAGTSCSRPVTDLDWRPHDEHVGQTGKVVAPNLYIAIGISGAIQHLAGVNSSKVMVCINTDADAPFFESADYGVVGDAFEVVPKLNEAFKKFIDES
- a CDS encoding PspA/IM30 family protein, with translation MAFFKRLFKIGQAEAHAAVNKLEDPVKMTEQGIRDMKGKLDESIKALAEVKALAIRSKNDANKYRNKMSEYENKAIALIKRAEKGAIEPAEADRLATAALDGKEQAAQNLQTSLKTQKTYDVQVAKLDTTIDRLKKYINQWENEAKTLKARAKVSKATKTVNKQLANIDADGTVAMLERMKEKVEQDEALAESYADIAFENQSIDDEIDSVLEDTSGSGSEALEALKAKLAGGDTAITE
- a CDS encoding TonB-dependent receptor; its protein translation is MKINFSFVLLTVLSVFPVLLFAQKDSSSIKLSEVIISAGRVEQKIKHLPASVSILNKDEINRASANSVDDLLKTTAGINIIRPFGMFGGSKVSMRGFGGNEQGRILVLQDGVPINKSDLGGVNWNRINPLSVNKIEVLRGPGSSVYGSNAMGGIINIITQESTDKFLSGKARLSYGTYNTYSAEVDLSGSPLQNKNWNYKVSSFYRKSDGYISQPDSLRDSTHIAAWSEEFALNVSNSYKLNKENKIDLSYNYYNDRRGQGVKIFDKIGNAADHDTHFFRSKYSGNKGNFQWNINLYFQNEHYFRIVEKYKNSYSLYYVNSFRNDLGFIGNITYRTEMNVFSGGFDYKKGLVNGADEYQTSSDIIRNLGDVNCISAFIYDDFEFAKNFFLNVAVHYDYILLSKSEFVLENETESSDFLIPYQFNISGKNWNTFSPKLSVQYIKDRFKTYISYSSGFRTPTLDDLTRTGFIAGGFKIANPDLQAEKINNFELGSSFTRKKWNASVTAYYTLGHDFMYYTETGDLIFGNKPIVIKQNITDVELYGAEASLNIDFNKVFKTFINYTYGKNMIINFEENKDLEGKVLTYSPEQIFNAGIIFKSKIIDFLSSFNYLTEQYLNDANTEIIPEQYLLNLKLIKIFEFGLEASASVQNLLDNRYLIYYDQLSIGRFMTFSLAFQF